The Longimicrobiaceae bacterium genomic interval GCGCCCCTCCTCGTCCAGCGCCACGAAGGTGGCGTAGCAGGTGTTGGTGTGCCGCTCCCGGCCGGTGATGGGGTTCTGCGCCAGCACCTTGACGCCCACCTCCATGCTGGTGGTCCCGGCGAAGTTCACCGAGGCCATCGCCACAACCAGCTCGCCGATGTAGATGGGCTCGTTGAACTCCATGCTGTCCATGTTCTTGGTCACCACGGGGCGGCCGGCGTGCTTCATGGCGCAGAACGCGGCCGCCCGGTCGATGAAGCCCAGGATGGTGCCGCCGAAGAGCGTCCCCGCCACGTTCACGCTGTGCGGCTCCGCCAGGTCGGCGAAGGTCACCTGCGAGAAGCGGACGGGGCGCGGCACGGAGGGATCGGGCGGCGTGTTCTGGCGATAGATGTCGACGGTCTTGATCATGCCTGCAAGCTGGGATTGCGTGAGTTCGAGAGCGCGGACAAGGTACCACGGCCCGCGCCCCTTCGCACCCCGGGAGACCGCGGCCCAGGGGGAGGCGTGCACCCGGACGGCTCCCTCCGGGGGCCGCGCCCCGGCGGATCGCGGAACAATTCGGGATCGGCAGGCTATTCGGGTGCGTTCCATCCTCCCGCCGAAGCCCGACACGCCCGGAGACCCGAGATGAAGTACCCGTTCGTCCTGGCGGCACTCCTCGCCGCCGGGTGCGCCACCGCGGCCCCGCGCCCGGCGCCCGCGCCCGCCCCGCAGC includes:
- a CDS encoding acyl-CoA thioesterase, with product MIKTVDIYRQNTPPDPSVPRPVRFSQVTFADLAEPHSVNVAGTLFGGTILGFIDRAAAFCAMKHAGRPVVTKNMDSMEFNEPIYIGELVVAMASVNFAGTTSMEVGVKVLAQNPITGRERHTNTCYATFVALDEEGRPTRIPQVLPETEEEKRRHEAGRRRREERLARRRERK